A stretch of DNA from Mycolicibacterium celeriflavum:
GCCGACCAGTCATGGTCGTCCATCGCCCGTGCGGTGGTGTAGAGCGCGCGCTCGATGTCGCGCTCGTCGAGAAGACGCTGCAGCGCATCAGGATTCATCGTGACTCACTCCGACGATCGCAGAAGCTGTGGCAGACGCGGTCACGCACGATGACCTCAGGGCATTCCGGGTCGAACCAGCGATCGACGTAGGCCCAGTGGATCGGATGCATGAGATACGGGCCCATCAGACTCTCGACATCGGTGAACTCCTGCTCGAAGACATGGGTCCACGGCGAGGTTCCGACCGCCGACTCGACACGGCTGAGTTGCCATGTGCAGATCGACGTGACATATCGGGGGAGTAGCCGAAGATCGGCTTCGAACCGCGCGACTGTCGCCTCATCGGTGTCCGGTTGCACCCGCAACAGCAGCGTCCGGTAGACGCTGCCTCGGCATTCCGAAGCGGTGATCGCGCTGCCGGTATAGGTGGCGCCGTTGACCTGGCCAACCGCAGGCCCCGACAGCATGGCGTCGAATGACGCAGCAATCGAGGCCCATTCGGCCGCACGTCGAAACCGCAGATGCATGAGGAGATCGCCGCCGTTGCGCACGCCGGGCAGCGTCGGCTGAACCAGCGCCCGCTCCGCACCGCTGTTGCTCGCCGCATCGCGCAGTTCCTCAACCAGGCGGTCGCGGGCCGTGTCGTCCGCGGTGTCGATCAGTCGGACGACGTTAAACATCGCCCATCCCGTCGACGTCGTCGGCCGCCGCCGCGACATTGCGGGTTCGCTCCACAATCAACTCGGCAACGCCCTCCCACCACTGCCCGATTGACGGGTCCGGCCGGCCCTGCCACGTCATCTCCCACCAGGCCCGCGGGCTGGGCAGCGTCCAGGTCGCCGTGACGACGTTCGACTGGTCCTCGAACCAAATCGGCGGGCTGACCAGGATCTCGCGCAACGTCATCCCGCGTTCTCTTGCCCCTGGCGCGTATTCGGCGAGGTAAGTGTCGACGAACTCTCGGGCGCACCCCGGCCGGGTGATGACGCGATCGACGACATAAACGGCGCCCATGGGTCCGACGATATGCGGGCCCAGCGGCATGATGCTGTCCGTTCCCATCCATCGGGATTGCCCCGTTCGGATGCCTGATCCGGACGGCATCGTGGTGCCATGAATCCGTTCGACCCGGCACGGCTCGGGCCGGTGACGCTGCGCAATCGCGTGATCAAAGCGGCGACCTCCGAGGGCCGA
This window harbors:
- a CDS encoding Dabb family protein → MFNVVRLIDTADDTARDRLVEELRDAASNSGAERALVQPTLPGVRNGGDLLMHLRFRRAAEWASIAASFDAMLSGPAVGQVNGATYTGSAITASECRGSVYRTLLLRVQPDTDEATVARFEADLRLLPRYVTSICTWQLSRVESAVGTSPWTHVFEQEFTDVESLMGPYLMHPIHWAYVDRWFDPECPEVIVRDRVCHSFCDRRSESR